One stretch of Flavobacterium sp. 9 DNA includes these proteins:
- the apaG gene encoding Co2+/Mg2+ efflux protein ApaG, whose translation MVSQITRGIKISVLTSFEGTYFKNYKIHFAFSYVVTIENHSKDSVQLTSRHWEIFDSLNDLEVVDGEGVIGKKPVLKPGENHTYSSGCLLSSPYGAMKGHFNMINFTTTKTFKVIVPTFRMCAPFALN comes from the coding sequence ATGGTTTCTCAAATTACAAGAGGCATAAAAATATCTGTTTTGACTAGTTTTGAAGGTACTTACTTCAAAAACTACAAGATTCATTTTGCCTTTAGTTATGTCGTTACAATCGAAAATCACAGTAAAGATTCTGTTCAGTTAACGTCTCGTCACTGGGAAATTTTTGACTCTCTAAATGATTTAGAAGTTGTTGACGGAGAAGGCGTTATTGGAAAAAAACCTGTTTTAAAACCGGGAGAAAATCACACTTATAGCTCTGGTTGCTTACTATCATCGCCTTATGGCGCTATGAAAGGTCATTTTAATATGATCAATTTTACTACTACAAAAACATTCAAAGTTATTGTTCCTACTTTTAGAATGTGTGCTCCGTTTGCTTTAAATTAA
- the pdeM gene encoding ligase-associated DNA damage response endonuclease PdeM, whose protein sequence is MKIVINNQIFTLHQSGAVFWEEKKILLISDVHLGKVAHFRKHGIGIPKDAIFENFTRLNAVLELFNAETIVFLGDLFHSKINNEWDLFVEWTQQHSQKIILVEGNHDIISKEFYADLNIEIYSELIIDNFLLTHYPTEEENLFNFCGHLHPGIKLKGLGRQFLSLSCFFRKPKQLIFPSFGEFTGNSYLIPTENDKVYAITKEEVIEVNVN, encoded by the coding sequence ATGAAAATAGTCATCAATAATCAAATATTTACATTGCATCAATCCGGAGCTGTATTTTGGGAAGAAAAGAAGATTCTTTTAATTTCTGATGTGCATTTAGGAAAAGTTGCGCATTTTAGAAAACACGGAATCGGAATTCCGAAAGATGCTATTTTTGAAAATTTTACCCGTTTAAACGCCGTTTTAGAATTGTTCAATGCCGAAACGATTGTTTTCTTAGGAGATTTATTTCACAGTAAAATCAATAACGAATGGGATTTATTTGTAGAATGGACCCAACAACATTCGCAAAAGATTATTTTGGTTGAAGGAAATCATGATATTATTTCTAAAGAATTTTACGCTGATTTGAATATTGAAATTTACAGTGAATTGATAATCGATAATTTTTTACTGACGCATTATCCAACAGAAGAAGAAAATCTTTTTAATTTTTGCGGACATCTTCATCCCGGAATAAAATTAAAAGGATTAGGAAGGCAATTTTTAAGTTTGTCTTGTTTTTTTAGAAAACCGAAGCAATTGATTTTTCCTTCGTTTGGAGAATTTACCGGCAATTCATACTTAATTCCAACAGAAAATGACAAAGTCTACGCCATTACAAAAGAAGAAGTAATTGAAGTTAATGTAAATTAA
- a CDS encoding class I SAM-dependent methyltransferase, producing the protein MKKLFKLVLNTIPRPLLIRLSYVARPILALSLKGSKYTDPIDGKSFRSFLPYGYGKQRNNVLSPSTLSLERHRLLWLYLNDQTDFFTAPKKVLHFAPEQAFYKRFRKQKNLDYTTTDLFSPLADVKADICNLPFKDNEYDVILCNHVLEHIPDDTKAMRELYRVLKPGGMAILQIPQDLSRVVTFADDTITDQKERAKIFGQYDHVRIYGRDYFDKLRSIGFIVIEEDYTNKISPELVEKYCLAKGEIIPLCFKQEN; encoded by the coding sequence GTGAAAAAACTTTTCAAACTCGTACTTAATACAATTCCTCGTCCATTATTAATTCGTTTGAGTTATGTTGCCCGACCGATTTTGGCACTTTCTTTAAAAGGAAGTAAATATACTGATCCTATTGATGGGAAAAGTTTTAGATCATTTTTGCCTTACGGATACGGAAAACAACGTAATAATGTGCTTTCGCCAAGTACACTTTCTCTGGAAAGACACCGTTTGCTTTGGTTGTATTTAAACGATCAGACTGATTTTTTTACAGCACCAAAAAAAGTACTTCATTTTGCTCCGGAACAAGCTTTTTACAAAAGATTCCGTAAGCAGAAAAATCTGGATTATACTACAACTGATTTATTTTCGCCTTTGGCAGATGTAAAAGCAGACATTTGTAATTTGCCTTTCAAAGACAATGAATACGATGTTATTTTATGCAATCACGTTTTAGAACATATTCCGGATGATACAAAAGCGATGCGTGAATTATATCGCGTTTTAAAACCAGGCGGAATGGCGATTCTACAAATTCCACAGGATTTATCCCGTGTGGTAACTTTTGCAGATGATACTATTACAGATCAAAAAGAACGCGCCAAAATTTTTGGACAATACGATCACGTTCGTATTTATGGTCGCGATTATTTTGATAAATTAAGAAGCATCGGTTTTATCGTAATCGAAGAAGATTATACTAATAAAATTTCTCCTGAATTAGTAGAAAAATATTGTTTGGCAAAAGGCGAAATTATTCCGCTTTGTTTTAAACAGGAAAACTAA
- a CDS encoding DUF445 domain-containing protein, with product METSIDQENISKKKALNKMKGNALSLLGVAVLLFIIAIYFKIPMLQAFSEAAMVGGIADWFAVVALFRHPLGIPIWHTAIIPTKKNEIGENLGNFVSEEFLNREKLEVKIEEFNFATKASEWLSLDENSNKIANLVTVNIIPGVLKTIKDEDIKRFIQIQFKEKLEGINFGEWVALALEPLQKGNVKDELLTNLLNVMSTELTNNKDLIRKKVKESTPFLSFGLADKSITEGVFNGLADFLNEAKHPGSAIRIKIDEYVYDFLDKVKNSEEMRIKINNMILSFAGKKEVQDYINGIWDEIKLSITNDLEKGEESSIKKNISGLIQGFGNGIKEDPIMIDKINNFIKNDLLSILLNNKKVIGDLISSTVKSWDGKEVSEKLELEIGKDLQYIRINGTLVGGLIGIVIYCVEWTYHYFVM from the coding sequence ATGGAAACGTCTATAGATCAAGAAAATATATCCAAAAAGAAAGCTTTAAATAAAATGAAAGGGAATGCTTTATCACTTTTAGGTGTTGCAGTTCTTTTATTTATAATTGCTATTTATTTTAAAATCCCAATGTTGCAGGCTTTTAGCGAAGCGGCGATGGTTGGTGGAATTGCCGATTGGTTTGCAGTTGTGGCTTTGTTTCGTCATCCGTTGGGAATTCCAATTTGGCACACGGCTATTATTCCGACTAAGAAAAATGAGATTGGTGAAAATTTGGGAAATTTTGTTTCGGAAGAATTTCTAAATCGCGAAAAACTGGAAGTTAAAATAGAAGAATTCAACTTTGCGACAAAAGCTTCAGAATGGCTTTCGCTTGACGAAAATTCCAATAAAATTGCCAATTTGGTTACTGTAAATATTATTCCAGGAGTTTTAAAAACCATAAAAGATGAAGATATAAAGCGTTTTATTCAAATTCAATTTAAGGAAAAACTCGAAGGAATTAATTTTGGAGAATGGGTTGCGCTTGCTTTAGAACCTTTACAAAAAGGAAATGTAAAAGACGAATTGCTGACTAATCTTCTGAATGTGATGAGTACGGAACTTACTAATAACAAAGATTTGATTCGGAAAAAAGTAAAAGAATCAACGCCGTTTTTGAGTTTTGGCTTAGCCGATAAAAGTATTACAGAAGGTGTTTTTAATGGATTGGCTGATTTTTTAAATGAAGCTAAACATCCCGGAAGTGCAATTAGAATTAAGATTGACGAATATGTTTATGACTTTCTGGATAAAGTGAAAAACTCTGAAGAAATGAGAATCAAAATCAATAATATGATTCTGAGTTTTGCCGGAAAAAAAGAAGTTCAGGATTATATCAACGGAATTTGGGACGAAATCAAATTGTCAATTACCAATGATTTAGAAAAAGGTGAGGAATCTTCGATTAAGAAAAATATTTCAGGCTTAATTCAAGGCTTCGGAAACGGAATAAAAGAAGATCCGATAATGATTGATAAGATCAATAATTTCATCAAAAACGATTTGCTTTCGATTCTTCTAAACAATAAAAAAGTGATTGGAGATTTAATTTCTTCAACAGTAAAAAGTTGGGATGGTAAAGAGGTTTCTGAAAAATTAGAACTCGAAATCGGGAAAGATCTGCAATATATCAGAATCAACGGAACTCTCGTTGGCGGACTTATCGGAATCGTAATCTATTGTGTCGAATGGACATACCACTATTTTGTGATGTAA
- a CDS encoding DEAD/DEAH box helicase has protein sequence MKPTQSFQFCFDISFEKNLNVYIPTAYIIENTEDIKYLEKKASADVLESFGVLFENLDSNTKKILTACDSLKPDFIFKKFSAKIKSAKTIADLQKDSKIEFAIRQHLKFNLESFYNLIVKEQFPFSANMSAEKDFYRWRVDTNPLEFEPQIQFDKHAEGITYTLSLKEDETTFLPMDKNVDILLDEPGWLIIDKKLGHLKELNAKKLSPFLKKKSIEIPSKLVDNYFKNFIPEIAKKIDIEATGFEIESRDKIISCTIQPVYDFFKNCYYLNLYFEYNGYLFDASKTKKTHSFVDFSILNEPKIIQFKRSSDEILYTDKLLEIGLIKIKNELFGLNSDTEIHDPYSNIQFVIDHKEELENSGFIIQNLKLESKEIITENHTVTTSKGETKEDWFDIKIIISIGNYTINFSEIIPNIKSKERLFLLPDGNYFLIPLEWLSKYSSLAKLAKTENGNLLLRKSNFAALDAIPEIKDDVNPIQEAKYTSSDLLKATLRPYQIDGVKWLLGHFNSNLGACLADDMGLGKTLQTLAVLVAVQEQLGFTTKTTNFDLFANETTIEREPMKTLIVLPSSLVFNWYNEAAKFTPHFSRMQYVGNDRKLLASRLDSSDLIFTSYSIIHRDISILEKYNFRYLILDESQYIKNRDSKIFKAINKINTNHKIALSGTPIENSLDDLWSQMQFINPDILGSYNFFAENFKIPIEKKQDENSLSELKNLIQPYILRRTKEQVLKDLPELTEQIYYCDMDPEQEKLYEKEKSKARNFLLKTDGSGPDKISIINTLMKLRQLSNHPKMVDQESEIDSGKYIAVTNYLETLVKEKQKTIIFSSFVTNLSFYTDWCKENKIGFCEITGETPAKKREQQVNLFQEKEEPLLFFISLKAGGVGLNITKASYVLFLDPWWNPFAEKQGVGRAHRIGQLNKVNVVRFISKNTVEEKIIKLQENKKLLSDSLLEESYINDEIEVNLEYILGS, from the coding sequence TTGAAACCTACACAATCATTTCAGTTTTGCTTTGACATCAGTTTTGAAAAAAACCTGAATGTATATATCCCAACAGCTTACATCATTGAAAATACCGAGGATATTAAATATCTAGAAAAAAAAGCGAGTGCAGATGTACTCGAAAGTTTTGGAGTTCTTTTTGAAAATTTAGATTCCAATACAAAAAAAATACTGACGGCTTGCGACTCTTTAAAACCTGATTTTATTTTCAAGAAATTCAGCGCCAAAATCAAATCGGCTAAAACAATTGCTGATTTACAAAAAGATTCCAAAATTGAATTTGCGATTCGTCAGCATTTAAAATTTAACTTAGAATCCTTTTACAATCTAATTGTAAAAGAACAATTTCCGTTCTCTGCTAATATGAGTGCCGAAAAGGATTTTTATCGTTGGAGAGTTGACACAAATCCGTTAGAATTTGAACCTCAAATTCAATTTGATAAACATGCTGAAGGCATCACGTATACTTTATCTTTAAAAGAAGACGAAACCACATTTCTACCAATGGATAAAAATGTCGATATTCTTTTGGATGAACCAGGCTGGTTGATTATCGATAAAAAATTAGGACATTTGAAAGAACTTAATGCTAAAAAACTTTCGCCTTTTTTAAAGAAAAAATCAATCGAAATACCTTCAAAATTAGTTGACAATTATTTTAAGAATTTCATTCCTGAAATAGCCAAAAAAATCGATATTGAAGCGACTGGTTTTGAAATTGAAAGTCGTGACAAAATCATTTCGTGCACGATTCAGCCTGTTTATGATTTCTTTAAAAACTGTTATTACCTCAACCTTTATTTTGAGTATAACGGCTATTTATTTGACGCCAGTAAAACAAAAAAAACACATTCATTTGTCGATTTCAGCATTCTAAATGAGCCTAAAATAATTCAGTTTAAACGAAGTTCTGATGAAATTTTATATACAGATAAATTACTGGAAATTGGTTTAATAAAAATCAAAAACGAATTATTCGGATTGAATTCAGATACTGAAATTCACGATCCTTATTCTAATATTCAATTTGTTATTGATCACAAAGAAGAGTTGGAAAATTCAGGGTTTATAATCCAAAATCTGAAACTGGAAAGCAAAGAAATCATTACAGAAAATCATACGGTTACAACTTCAAAAGGAGAAACAAAAGAAGATTGGTTTGATATTAAAATCATCATTTCTATTGGAAATTATACCATCAATTTTAGCGAAATTATTCCAAATATAAAAAGCAAAGAAAGATTATTTTTATTGCCTGACGGAAACTATTTTTTGATTCCTTTAGAATGGCTCAGCAAATATAGTTCGCTTGCAAAATTAGCCAAAACAGAAAATGGGAATCTACTTTTACGCAAATCTAATTTTGCGGCTTTAGATGCGATTCCGGAAATCAAAGACGATGTAAATCCAATTCAGGAAGCCAAATACACTTCTTCTGATTTGCTAAAAGCGACTTTAAGACCTTATCAAATTGATGGCGTAAAATGGCTTTTAGGTCATTTCAACTCAAATTTAGGCGCTTGTCTCGCAGATGATATGGGACTTGGTAAAACATTACAAACTCTGGCGGTTTTAGTCGCAGTACAAGAACAATTAGGTTTTACAACTAAAACGACCAATTTTGATTTGTTTGCAAATGAAACTACTATCGAAAGAGAACCTATGAAAACTCTGATTGTTTTACCGTCTTCATTGGTTTTTAACTGGTATAATGAAGCTGCAAAATTTACACCGCATTTTTCACGAATGCAATACGTAGGTAATGATAGAAAGTTGCTGGCGAGTAGATTAGATTCATCAGATTTAATTTTTACAAGTTATAGTATTATTCATCGTGATATTTCAATTTTAGAAAAATACAATTTCCGTTATTTGATTTTAGACGAAAGTCAATATATTAAAAACAGGGATTCTAAGATTTTTAAAGCCATTAATAAAATAAACACCAATCATAAAATTGCTTTAAGTGGTACGCCTATCGAAAACTCACTGGACGATTTATGGTCGCAAATGCAATTTATAAATCCGGATATTTTGGGAAGTTATAATTTCTTTGCTGAAAATTTTAAAATCCCAATTGAGAAAAAACAAGACGAGAATAGTTTATCTGAATTAAAGAATCTTATTCAGCCTTATATTTTAAGGCGAACCAAAGAACAGGTTTTAAAGGATTTACCAGAATTGACTGAACAGATTTATTATTGCGATATGGATCCTGAACAGGAAAAATTATACGAGAAAGAGAAATCAAAAGCTCGTAATTTTCTATTAAAAACAGATGGTTCAGGTCCTGATAAAATTAGCATTATCAATACTTTGATGAAGTTAAGACAATTGAGTAATCATCCAAAAATGGTAGATCAGGAATCTGAAATTGATTCTGGAAAATATATTGCAGTCACAAATTATCTGGAAACTTTAGTAAAAGAGAAACAAAAAACGATCATTTTTAGCTCTTTTGTTACCAATTTGAGTTTCTATACGGATTGGTGTAAAGAAAATAAAATAGGATTTTGCGAAATTACAGGTGAAACTCCCGCCAAGAAAAGAGAGCAACAAGTCAATTTATTTCAGGAAAAAGAAGAACCTTTATTGTTTTTTATTTCGCTAAAAGCTGGTGGAGTTGGATTGAATATTACCAAAGCTTCTTATGTTTTGTTCCTCGATCCGTGGTGGAATCCTTTTGCTGAAAAGCAAGGTGTTGGTAGAGCGCACAGAATTGGGCAACTTAACAAAGTAAACGTTGTTAGGTTCATTTCTAAAAATACGGTGGAAGAAAAAATTATCAAATTACAGGAAAACAAAAAGCTTCTATCTGATTCACTTTTAGAAGAAAGTTACATTAATGATGAAATCGAAGTTAATTTAGAATACATTTTGGGTTCTTAA
- the map gene encoding type I methionyl aminopeptidase yields the protein MIIQKSREEIELMRESALIVSKTLGMIASEIKEGVTTLYLDKLAEEFIRDHGAVPSFLGLYDFPNSLCMSPNSQVVHGIPNNTPLQSGDVISVDCGAFKNGYHGDHAYSFEIGEVAPEVKKLLQVTKESLYVGIREFKAGNRVEDVGNAIQKYTESHGYGVVRELVGHGLGQKMHEEPEMPNYGKRGRGKLFVEGMVVAIEPMINMGTRNIKQHKDGWTITTADGKASAHFEHDVALIDGKPELLSTFQYIYKALGIESNEEDEFRKVPLVL from the coding sequence ATGATTATCCAAAAAAGTAGAGAGGAAATTGAATTAATGCGCGAAAGTGCTTTGATCGTATCGAAAACATTAGGAATGATTGCTTCTGAAATCAAAGAAGGAGTTACCACATTATACCTTGACAAATTAGCTGAGGAATTTATCCGTGATCACGGTGCGGTTCCTAGTTTCTTGGGATTGTATGATTTTCCGAATTCACTTTGTATGAGTCCAAACTCTCAGGTTGTACACGGAATCCCGAATAATACTCCATTGCAAAGTGGTGATGTTATTTCGGTAGATTGTGGTGCATTCAAAAATGGATATCACGGTGATCATGCTTATAGTTTTGAAATTGGAGAAGTTGCTCCTGAAGTTAAAAAACTTCTACAAGTAACTAAAGAATCTCTTTATGTAGGAATTAGAGAATTTAAAGCTGGAAATCGCGTTGAAGATGTTGGAAACGCAATTCAAAAATATACTGAATCTCACGGTTACGGAGTTGTTCGCGAATTGGTTGGTCATGGTTTAGGGCAAAAAATGCACGAAGAACCAGAAATGCCAAACTACGGAAAACGTGGTCGCGGTAAACTTTTTGTTGAAGGAATGGTTGTCGCAATTGAGCCAATGATCAATATGGGAACCAGAAATATCAAACAACATAAAGACGGCTGGACTATTACAACTGCAGACGGAAAAGCAAGTGCACATTTCGAACACGACGTGGCTCTAATTGATGGAAAACCGGAATTATTATCGACTTTTCAATACATCTATAAAGCTCTTGGAATCGAAAGCAACGAAGAAGACGAATTCAGAAAAGTGCCGTTAGTTCTATAA
- a CDS encoding ligase-associated DNA damage response DEXH box helicase: protein MNRDELYTIAENWFHDQGWKAFPFQTQTWTAFLQGKNGLLNAPTGSGKTYALWFPIVLDYIKKNPDYKTKHKPGLKAIWITPLRALSVEIKQAAERIVQDLDTQMTVGIRSGDTSQSERVKQSKKMPDLLITTPESLQLLLASKEFAKTFANCSAIVVDEWHELLGTKRGVQMELALSRLKTVAPKMRIWGISATIGNLELAQQVLLGLNSEAYQNSVLIKANINKKIKVLSILPEKMDSYPWRGHMGLHLIDEVAKIIRKSKTTLIFTNVRSACEMWFQAILEKYPEFAGDMAMHHGSISRETRLWVENAIRNEDLKVVVCTSSLDLGVDFAPVETIIQVGGPKGVARFLQRAGRSGHQPGKESVIYFLATHAIELIEASALKKAVEKTIVEDRIPYLNSWDVLVQYLNTLAVSDGFFPDEIFEEVRQTFCYQNITKENWNWILNFITNGSQSLQAYDEFKKVEIEEDGRFKINSRLIAMHHRMQIGTIVGDASLNVKFLSGGYIGSIEEWFASKLKPGDVFTFAGKRLELFRVKNMQVLVRKADPKKASKVVSWMGGRMALSVQMSELLREELYAANTDNLTPELKALKPIFDRQRKESIVPDTNEFLIETFKTREGFHAVFYPFEGRFVHEALASILSYRISLLSPITFSLAYNDYGFELLSDQEIDMQAVFDNDLFSSEYIHHDLQKSLNSTEMARRKFRDIAVIAGLVFTGMPGKPVKTKHLQSGSQLLFEVFRDYEPDNLLLQQAYIETFEHQLEEGRLLQALERINSQTIVWKQCKKPTPFSFPIITDRLREKLSSETLQERIKKMTASYMKV, encoded by the coding sequence ATGAACAGAGACGAACTATATACCATTGCAGAAAACTGGTTTCACGATCAGGGTTGGAAAGCATTTCCTTTTCAAACTCAGACCTGGACTGCTTTTCTACAAGGTAAAAACGGTTTGTTAAACGCTCCAACCGGAAGTGGGAAAACCTATGCCTTATGGTTTCCGATCGTTCTCGATTATATTAAAAAAAATCCCGATTATAAAACGAAGCACAAACCTGGATTAAAAGCAATCTGGATTACGCCCTTGCGCGCACTTTCGGTTGAAATAAAACAAGCTGCTGAAAGAATTGTTCAAGATTTAGATACGCAAATGACCGTTGGAATTCGGTCGGGAGATACTTCGCAAAGCGAAAGAGTAAAGCAAAGCAAAAAAATGCCGGATTTACTAATAACAACTCCAGAAAGTTTACAATTGCTTTTAGCATCAAAAGAATTCGCCAAAACCTTTGCCAATTGTTCTGCGATTGTAGTTGACGAATGGCATGAATTATTAGGTACAAAACGCGGCGTACAAATGGAACTTGCTTTGTCCAGATTAAAAACCGTAGCGCCAAAAATGCGTATTTGGGGAATTTCAGCAACAATAGGAAATCTCGAATTAGCGCAACAAGTTTTACTAGGATTAAATTCTGAAGCGTATCAAAATTCGGTTTTAATAAAAGCGAATATCAATAAAAAGATAAAAGTACTTTCGATATTGCCCGAGAAAATGGACAGTTATCCGTGGCGCGGACATATGGGATTACACTTAATTGATGAGGTTGCTAAAATTATAAGAAAGAGTAAAACCACTTTAATTTTTACCAATGTTCGATCGGCTTGCGAAATGTGGTTTCAAGCCATATTAGAAAAATATCCAGAATTTGCCGGCGATATGGCCATGCATCACGGAAGTATTAGTCGAGAAACGCGTTTGTGGGTTGAAAATGCGATTAGAAACGAAGATTTAAAGGTAGTAGTTTGTACTTCGAGTTTAGATTTGGGAGTTGATTTTGCGCCTGTTGAAACCATTATTCAGGTTGGCGGACCAAAAGGTGTGGCGCGTTTTCTGCAAAGAGCAGGACGAAGCGGTCATCAACCCGGAAAAGAAAGTGTTATTTATTTTCTTGCAACGCATGCAATTGAACTTATAGAAGCGTCGGCGCTTAAAAAAGCAGTTGAAAAAACGATTGTCGAAGACCGAATTCCGTATCTAAACAGTTGGGATGTTTTGGTACAATATCTAAATACTTTGGCAGTTTCTGACGGATTTTTTCCTGATGAAATTTTTGAAGAAGTGAGACAAACATTCTGCTATCAAAATATCACAAAGGAAAACTGGAACTGGATTCTGAATTTCATTACCAACGGAAGTCAGAGTTTACAAGCGTACGACGAATTCAAAAAAGTGGAGATTGAAGAAGACGGACGTTTTAAAATCAATAGTAGATTAATTGCCATGCATCATCGAATGCAAATTGGGACAATCGTGGGCGATGCATCTTTGAACGTTAAGTTTTTAAGCGGAGGCTATATTGGTTCTATTGAAGAATGGTTTGCCTCAAAATTAAAACCCGGCGATGTTTTTACTTTTGCCGGAAAAAGACTTGAACTTTTCCGTGTTAAAAACATGCAGGTTTTGGTTCGAAAAGCCGATCCTAAAAAAGCTTCAAAAGTAGTAAGTTGGATGGGCGGTCGTATGGCTTTGTCTGTGCAAATGAGCGAATTGCTTCGGGAAGAATTATATGCTGCAAATACAGATAATTTAACTCCGGAATTAAAAGCCTTAAAACCTATTTTTGATCGACAACGCAAAGAAAGCATTGTTCCTGATACCAACGAATTTTTAATAGAAACCTTTAAAACCAGAGAAGGATTTCATGCCGTATTTTATCCTTTCGAAGGTCGGTTTGTGCATGAAGCTTTGGCCAGTATACTTTCGTATCGCATTAGTTTGCTTTCGCCAATTACTTTTTCTCTGGCGTATAATGATTACGGATTTGAATTACTTTCGGATCAGGAAATTGATATGCAGGCAGTTTTTGATAATGACTTATTTTCATCAGAATATATTCATCATGATTTGCAAAAAAGCTTAAATTCGACCGAAATGGCTCGAAGAAAATTCAGAGATATTGCTGTAATTGCCGGATTAGTTTTTACAGGAATGCCGGGAAAACCTGTTAAAACGAAACATTTGCAAAGTGGTTCGCAATTGCTTTTTGAAGTTTTTAGAGATTATGAACCTGATAATCTATTATTGCAACAAGCTTATATAGAAACATTTGAACATCAATTGGAAGAAGGTCGTTTGCTTCAGGCATTAGAACGAATTAACAGCCAGACAATTGTATGGAAACAATGCAAAAAACCAACGCCATTCAGTTTTCCTATAATTACAGATCGATTAAGAGAAAAATTGTCTAGCGAAACTTTGCAGGAAAGAATCAAAAAAATGACTGCAAGTTATATGAAAGTCTAA
- a CDS encoding DUF5103 domain-containing protein encodes MPKFLFRNLLLLFIFASATAQEVQTEVVPPYNIKTVSFVQNGNNVVPIFQLGDTFQFQFDDLFGNEANYYFEVVHCDYNWIPTDIPKTDYISGFDNQRITDYVNSFNTLQVYSHYRLPFPNQFTSQLRISGNYILKILNEDREVVFSRKFILYEDHSTVTAHVKRSRDVTNIDYKQNLDFAVLSNDIVFQTPLQNVKILLLQNGNFNTAIKNIPPQYTIGNQLVYKYNKETQFWGGNEFLYFENKDIRAGSNNVARVGANNDIYNSYLYTNLARANQIYTLNQDVNGNFVVKNINASNNEIEADYAWVYFSLSAPLFRSSTKDIYITGMFNNYSLSPEYKMDYNAEKGLFEKAVMIKQGFTNFQYTIADKKGVIDNENAIDGNFYQTENEYTILVYYKETSDRYQRVIGKGNANSINIIN; translated from the coding sequence ATGCCAAAATTTTTATTTAGAAATCTCCTCTTACTTTTCATTTTTGCTTCGGCGACAGCTCAAGAAGTACAAACAGAAGTAGTTCCTCCTTATAATATCAAAACCGTTTCATTTGTTCAGAATGGTAATAATGTTGTTCCTATATTTCAATTAGGCGATACATTTCAATTTCAATTTGATGATTTATTTGGCAATGAAGCCAATTATTATTTTGAAGTCGTGCATTGTGATTACAACTGGATTCCAACTGATATTCCAAAAACGGATTATATAAGTGGTTTCGATAATCAACGAATTACAGATTATGTAAATTCATTCAACACGCTTCAGGTTTATTCTCATTATCGACTTCCTTTTCCAAATCAGTTTACAAGTCAGTTGCGTATTTCAGGAAACTATATTCTGAAGATTCTTAACGAAGACAGAGAAGTTGTTTTTTCGAGAAAATTCATTTTGTACGAAGATCATTCTACCGTTACGGCTCACGTAAAAAGAAGCCGCGATGTTACTAATATAGATTATAAACAAAACTTGGATTTTGCAGTTTTATCAAATGATATTGTATTTCAGACTCCATTGCAAAACGTAAAAATTCTTTTATTACAAAACGGAAATTTCAATACTGCTATAAAAAATATTCCTCCACAATACACAATCGGAAATCAACTGGTGTATAAATATAATAAGGAAACTCAATTTTGGGGCGGAAATGAGTTCTTGTATTTTGAGAACAAAGACATTCGCGCAGGAAGTAATAATGTTGCAAGAGTTGGTGCGAATAATGACATATACAACTCATATTTGTACACAAATTTAGCGCGTGCCAATCAGATTTATACTTTAAATCAGGATGTAAATGGGAATTTTGTTGTGAAAAATATAAATGCTTCGAATAATGAAATTGAAGCTGATTATGCCTGGGTTTATTTTAGTCTTTCTGCTCCCCTTTTTAGATCTTCAACCAAAGACATTTATATTACAGGAATGTTTAATAATTACAGCCTTTCGCCAGAATACAAAATGGACTATAATGCAGAAAAAGGACTTTTTGAAAAAGCCGTTATGATTAAGCAGGGTTTTACTAATTTTCAATACACAATTGCAGATAAAAAAGGTGTCATTGACAATGAAAATGCTATTGATGGAAATTTTTATCAAACCGAGAATGAGTACACCATATTAGTTTATTACAAAGAAACGTCTGATCGCTATCAAAGAGTTATCGGAAAAGGAAATGCAAACTCAATAAACATCATAAATTAA